AAGGCGGCGAACTCGTCCCCGGTCTGGAAGGCGTCGGCCCAGCCGTTCAGTCGCAACGCCTCCCGCCATTGCGGGGTGTCGTGCAGCCCGGTGAACATGGCGATCAGCTTGTCGCGGGCGGTGTCGCTGATGCCCGGTGGTGCCACGACGCCACGCCAGTTGGTGAAGCTGACGTCCACTCCGGACTCCTGCAGGGTCGGGGCTTCGATCCCCGGCACCCGCTGCGGGCTGGTGACCGCGAGCGCGCGCAGCTCGCCCGCGTCGATCTGGTCCCTGGTCTCGCCGATGCCGGACACCCCGAAGCCGACCTCGCCGCCCAGTACCGAGGCCATCAGCTCGCCACCGCCGTCGTAGGACACGTACCGGACGTTCTTCGGCGCGATCCCGAGCGCCTCGGCCATCAGCATCGGCGCGAGGTGATCCGGCCCGCCGGGGGAGGAGCCGCCGCCGACCGAGACCCCGCCGGGATCGGCGCGCCATGCCTCGATCAGCTCGGTGATGTCCTGGTACGGCGAGTCCTTGCCGACCACCACGATGTCGGCCTCCTCGGTGAGCCGGGCGATCGGCGTGGTGTCCTGCAGGGTGGATGGCGACTTGTTGGTGTAGACCGAGCCGACCACGCCGAGCCCCATCGACATCGCGAGCTTGCCGTTACCGCGCTCGCTGACCAGCCTGCCGAGGCCGACGGTGCCGCCCGCACCGGGCAGGTTGAACACCTCGGTGTTGCCGTTCAGGCCCGCGTCCTCGATCGCCTTCGCCGCGGTCCGCGCGGTGATGTCGTAGCCACCGCCGGGGGTGTTCGGCACCATCAGCCGCAGGCCACGGATGTGCTTGCCAACGTCCTCGTCGCTACCGGAGGAGACCAGCGGCGGGACCACCAGCACCAGCAGTAGCGCGGCGATGGCCGCCAGCCAGCTCTTCGGGTTCTTCATCCAGCTGCACCTCGATGTGCTTCGGTTCCCCGGCCTCGCCGCCGGCTGGTCGGTCATGTTCCCCGGCCCGCCGTGCGCTGTCTCGCTTGC
The sequence above is drawn from the Amycolatopsis aidingensis genome and encodes:
- a CDS encoding Bug family tripartite tricarboxylate transporter substrate binding protein; this encodes MKNPKSWLAAIAALLLVLVVPPLVSSGSDEDVGKHIRGLRLMVPNTPGGGYDITARTAAKAIEDAGLNGNTEVFNLPGAGGTVGLGRLVSERGNGKLAMSMGLGVVGSVYTNKSPSTLQDTTPIARLTEEADIVVVGKDSPYQDITELIEAWRADPGGVSVGGGSSPGGPDHLAPMLMAEALGIAPKNVRYVSYDGGGELMASVLGGEVGFGVSGIGETRDQIDAGELRALAVTSPQRVPGIEAPTLQESGVDVSFTNWRGVVAPPGISDTARDKLIAMFTGLHDTPQWREALRLNGWADAFQTGDEFAAFLEAENGRVVKVLKELGLA